Proteins from one Psilocybe cubensis strain MGC-MH-2018 chromosome 11, whole genome shotgun sequence genomic window:
- a CDS encoding Hercynylcysteine sulfoxide lyase: protein MKEKTPLEVSQDFEVRRYGRDCRELFFTDSNFINLNHASFGTIPEPVLRACEALSRECERNPDLFIRGQLFDRSTRAREVVCQLLGADADTCVFVSNVATAMSNVLCSISLTERDHIIYTDAVFESVSTAILNIPSRPQTSVFKLAEGALSHQSILARFRDHIREVQKQMDDKEANTVSLSIQPRKTVVVIESITASPGLLLPWREMVRICREENALSIVDAAHSLGQELNLNLKEVDPDFWMTNCSKWYYAHRGCAVLYVPIRNQGMIKTQLVPGTRYPTRGSTPPDFVHEFYWSGMIDPIPFLSVEIARSFRDKLGGEKAINDYCRSLAVTGGRLVSEKLGTSVMDQTEGNELTANITNIELPLPPNITPSKEIFFLYQDEMLDNHRVFAPAFYYMGKWWVRASAQIYNDLSDFEQLAHALAETCEKLIDCVVLRKK from the exons ATGAAGGAAAAGACGCCTTTGGAGGTATCTCAAGATTTTGAGGTGCGGCGTTACGGTCGGGACTGTAGGGAGCTGTTCTTTACAGATAGCAACTTTATCAATCTCAATCATG CTTCATTTGGGACCATTCCAGAACCAGTCCTACGCGCTTGTGAAGCCCTTTCCAGAGAATGCGAAAGAAATCCAGATTTATTCATCCGTGGTCAGCTCTTTGATCGATCTACAAGGGCTCGTGAAGTTGTTTGTCAACTTTTAGGGGCAGACGCGGATACCTGTGTATTTGTCAGTAATGTTGCTACTGCTATGAGCAATGTCCTATGCAGTATCAGCTTGACTGAAAGAGATCACATCATTTACA CTGATGCAGTTTTTGAATCCGTGTCCACAGCCATCCTAAACATTCCAAGTCGGCCTCAGACTTCAGTTTTCAAGTTAGCGGAGGGGGCACTTTCACACCAATCTATTTTAGCACGGTTTCGTGATCATATTCGAGAGGTCCAAAAACAAATGGACGACAAAGAAGCCAATACAGTGTCGTTAAGTATCCAACCTCGGAAAACGGTCGTTGTTATCGAAAGTATTACGGCTTCCCCAGGCTTGCTTTTGCCATGGAGGGAAATGGTACGCATATGCCGAGAGGAAAATGCACTGAGCATCGTTGACGCTGCACATTCACTCGGTCAAGAGCTGAACCTTAATCTCAAAGAAGTAGACCCTGATTTCTGGATGACG AACTGTAGCAAGTGGTATTATGCCCACCGCGGGTGCGCAGTACTATATGTCCCAATCAGAAATCAGGGTATGATAAAGACGCAGTTAGTGCCAGGGACTAGGTACCCTACTCGTGGCTCGACCCCCCCAGATTTCGTTCATGAATTTTATT GGAGTGGAATGATCGATCCAATACCCTTTCTAAGTGTCGAAATTG CCAGATCATTCAGAGATAAATTAGGGGGAGAAAAGGCGATCAACGACTACTGCCGCTCTCTCGCCGTAACCGGCGGACGCTTAGTGTCTGAAAAACTTGGTACATCGGTCATGGACCAGACTGAGGGAAACGAGCTGACTGCCAATATA ACTAATATTGAACTCCCACTTCCTCCAAACATCACACCGTCTAAAGAAATATTCTTCCTGTATCAAGACGAAATGCTGGACAATCATAGGGTATTTGCACCTGCTTTCTATTATATGGGTAAATGGTGGGTGCGAGCTAGTGCTCAAATATACAATGAT CTTTCTGATTTTGAACAGCTGGCTCACGCCCTTGCCGAGACTTGCGAAAAACTAATTGACTGTGTGGTATTGCGCAAAAAATAA
- a CDS encoding 4-O-methyltransferase 1, with amino-acid sequence MALEKLCLENRTSLPDLDAFHFDQSSETFRSLPGAAQDAKIAVAACMQLIAILSPPTDTNFGLTKLIFGKGHLSFATRTCLEANITEILREAGPEGLHINDIASKCGLDPSKLGRVIRYLVIHHIYREVKPDVFTNNRTSSTMDTGKPLDKLISEPDRKYDDTGFPALISHFMDVDQKCGAVGWDVLKDPVLGHSCDLTETIFSRAFNTKSKYWDFFDHPENHYMRRRFDYAMKGLGAIEDHDMVLHAFSWEDLDKGSVIVDVGGGIGTAMLPLARRYPNFDIVIQDLPIVIEEGTKFWSQNLPDAVANGNIKLHAHNFFDEQPIKNASVFYLRHVLHDWPMPDMVKILQRLRDVAAANTTLIILDYILPYSCKMFADKDAVSIASARYYSEAPEPLLPNYGAVSHGPYTMDLTMMFHYNSQEHTYLSLKSLLDASGWRLVRLRAIDPRNDYFQSIECKILA; translated from the exons ATGGCACTAGAGAAACTATGCCTAGAGAATCGAACTTCCCTACCGGACCTTGACGCCTTTCACTTTGATCAATCATCTGAGACTTTTCGCTCTCTGCCTGGCGCTGCTCAAGATGCAAAAATTGCAGTTGCTGCGTGCATGCAACTCATCGCCATACTTTCCCCTCCTACAGATACG AATTTCGGACTCACAAAATTGATCTTTGGCAAGGGACACCTCAGTTTCGCTACCAGGACATGCTTAGAGGCAAATATCACTGAGATTTTAAGAGAAGCTGGACCTGAG GGTCTTCATATCAACGACATAGCCTCAAAATGCGGCCTAGATCCCTCAAAACTGG GTCGCGTTATAAGATATCTTGTTATCCATCACATCTACCGCGAGGTGAAGCCTGACGTATTTACAAATAACAGAACATCATCCACCATGGATACTGGGAAGCCTCTGGACAAACTAATTTCTGA ACCTGATCGCAAATACGATGACACAGGATTCCCTGCATTGATTAGCCACTT CATGGATGTGGACCAGAAATGTGGTGCCGTGGGTTGGGATGTCCTGAAAGACCCCGTCCTTGGCCATTCTTGTGACTTGACAGAAACAATATTCTCGCGCGCCTTCAACACCAAATCTAAGTACTGGGACTTCTTCGATCATCCCGAGAACCATTACATGCGGCGTAGATTTGATTATGCCATGAAAGGATTGGGTGCAATCGAAGATCATGATATGGTACTGCACG CATTTTCCTGGGAAGACTTGGACAAGGGATCTGTGATTGTAGATGTCGGAGGCGGAATTGGGACAGCTATGTTGCCTTTAGCACGCAGATATCCAAACTTTGATATCGTCATTCAAGACCTGCCTATCGTTATCGAAGAGGGTACGAAG TTTTGGTCTCAGAATTTGCCAGACGCTGTAGCTAATGGAAACATCAAGCTCCATG CCCATAATTTTTTCGACGAACAACCAATCAAAAATGCTTCTGTGTTTTATTTGAGACATGTATTGCACGATTGGCCAATGCCCGATATGGTTAAGATCCTACAACGATTACGGGATGTCGCTGCAGCAAATACCACTCTCATCATCCTTGATTACATACTCCCCTACTCGTGCAAAATGTTTGCAGATAAAGACGCCGTGTCTATTGCCAGTGCCAGGTACTATAGTGAAGCCCCGGAGCCATTGCTTCCAAACTATGGCGCAGTCAGTCATGGTCCCTATACAATGGATTTGACG ATGATGTTCCATTACAACTCTCAAGAGCATACATATCTCAGCCTCAAGAGTCTCTTGGATGCGTCGGGCTGGCGCCTAGTGAGACTACGTGCAATCGATCCCCGGAACGATTATTTCCAATCTATAGAATGCAAGATCCTCGCATAA
- a CDS encoding Peptide transporter PTR2 yields the protein MATKEFKTYATIHSGSYILIVLIAVSEIFASITGLKYAFTKASKNMRSLVMFIFLLMTALLSAIGEAFVSLSADPLLVWNHGVMDILAFLTGLAGTLSVTGEHTGA from the exons ATGGCCACCAAAGAATTCAAGACCTATGCGACGATCCATTCGGGCTCGtacatcctcatcgtcctcatcgCCGTCAGCGAGATATTTGCGTCGATCACTGGGCTCAAGTATGCCTTCACCAAGGCTTCCAAGAACATGCGCTCGCTCGTcatgttcatcttcctcctcatgACCGCGCTGTTGTCTGCCATTGGCGAGGCCTTCGTCT CGCTCTCTGCTGACCCGCTCTTGGTCTGGAACCACGGTGTCATGGACATCCTTGCGTTCTTGACTGGCCTTGCGGGTACTCTGTCAGTGACCGGAGAGCATACA GGTGCTTAA
- a CDS encoding Dynactin subunit 4 — MVFQAYAEAYRFGAERPAHNSPDVLFWLRIHKDLGGILLVTASVLGTGGGEADGWVNSWVTPLQTSELKPLRIPLHSQRSKRCPACTHILIKPEQKAQSVLYKIKLVAANYLPAITVSLPPAQRLTAEAAKKSLGRSVSTAVENSNAGAMHAGRTYPFHLALSNSLCTNPTDVIS, encoded by the exons ATGGTTTTCCAGGCTTATGCTGAGGCCTATCGTTTCGGCGCTGAAAGACCAGCACACAACAGTCCAGATGTACTATTCTGGCTCCGCATTCACAAAGATCTTGGGGGCATATTACTTGTGACG GCCAGTGTCCTAGGGACAGGTGGCGGAGAGGCAGATGGATGGGTTAATAGTTGGGTAACGCCTTTGCAAACTAG CGAGCTCAAGCCTCTACGAATACCCTTGCATTCTCAACGGTCTAAACGATGCCCAGCTTGCACGCACATATTGATCAAGCCAGAGCAGAAAGCCCAGTCTGTGCTGTATAAAATCAAGCTCGTAGCCGCTAACTACCTGCCAGCAATCACGGTGTCATTACCTCCTGCACAGCGCCTCACAGCAGAGGCAGCGAAGAAATCCCTTGGAAGATCTGTATCGACTGCTGTAGAAAACAGCAACGCCGGAGCTATGCATGCAGGAAGAACATATCCATTCCACCTGGCATTAAGTAACTCCCTTTGCACCAATCCGACCGACGTCATTTCATAG
- a CDS encoding Putative proline--tRNA ligase C19C7.06 encodes MAAASDIVQKLAALSIKPASTVSHAESSSPATWKEAVIASGSAPASFELIKTRCHWQEAQLEGTASGLGGSAHGIFFIGQKFTVSSLYHQVYFLKGCHHSRHIDHDFFFHIAIHANSSSQTLFLSGKDIVSYLKSLETDDKKVQEIDFQNAAATPPAQAASAQIPGAVQIAIGVKKEVDFPTWYTNVLLKADMLDYYSVSGCYILKWMDAQFEQW; translated from the exons ATGGCCGCTGCCTCCGACATTGTCCAAAAGCTTGCTGCTCTCTCTATCAAGCCAGCGTCTACTGTTAGCCATGCTGAGTCCAGCTCCCCGGCAACCTGGAAAGAGGCTGTGATCGCCTCGGGATCAGCACCAGCATCCTTCGAACTCATCAAAACTCGT TGCCATTGGCAAGAAGCTCAGCTTGAAGGAACTGCATCTGGCCTCGGAGGATCTGCTCACggaatttttttcattggACAAAAATTCAC TGTCTCCTCTCTCTATCACCAAGTCTACTTTCTCAAAGGTTGTcaccattctagacacatcGATCAcgacttcttcttccacaTTGCTATCCACGCCAACTCTTCCAGTCAaactcttttcctttccggAAAAGACATCGTGTCATATCTCAAGAGTCTCGAGACCGATGACAAGAAGGTCCAAGAGATTGATTTCCAGAACGCTGCTGCTACCCCCCCAGCTCAGGCCGCGTCGGCTCAGATCCCTGGTGCCGTTCAAATCGCCATCGGCGTAAAGAAAGAGGTCGACTTCCCTACATGGTACACAAATGTTCTGCTCAAGGCCGACATGTTGGACTACTACAGCGTCAGTGGATGCTACATCTTGAAGTGGATGGATGCTCAATTTGAGCAGTGGTAG
- a CDS encoding Spindle pole body component alp4 translates to MDSYTPRTLGHPGGRKKTIGLSKKEYTKITGTIASVRRNRHDDAGALSDHDDYNDLDSNQGAGGNLERATGSAAKSSTRRSHTHGYAKQTRPSLQPDSSFIAETSFVRAPLNSRVVSSSSAVFPNHTEDSSANGGTYGSARTGSAKGKGKQHNGKMVSREPLDRFPLDIQEAMILEDLLFVLMGIEGTYITYHSEYSPEDDDPLLGIRFVVAPTLDSSLGDLVERIIPLGMYYTAIHAFIEQRSHLDFGLVNHALCAAIREMLRDYQTLLSQLEHAFNTSPSFSLQKLWFYVHPTVHTLSLIYQLILELATADGSEDNTSESSSTSEDEEEAARNEALGLGGAKLKAVLSEINQGGADVSSSGIAVKGGEVLAIIYERMQNMSGDPTACEIYGKLLREAEKPYVEMIRDWVSCGRLVDKYEEMMVKESKFIDRGILDVDYTDEYWERRYTLRDGSISPGSSKRHQAGIPMPRSVGGRMPGGACVPPLLESWKHKVLLAGKYLNVIRECGIELQIDKRYSNHVSMDDEKFYTFIQEAYSNANRTLLQLLIKDQQLIPRLRSFKRFFFLSQSSFLTHFLDLAATELRKPSKAVSTVKLQSLLELSLNTDDALLGDDALFRDDLRVVMADSGLYDFLLKVVTVTGVIKTEDAEEKEPVKEKEDKKAMQVIEALAFDYSVKFPLSLVISRKTILRYQLLFRFLLHLKHVEQALSAMWIEQKSYPWRTSLARFSFMSNVSSPSQTSLGVGTSSRTYSNPSSSSPSNNNAHGNPRSATPSGTPTTFSGPTSATTPAPTVQQSFPSEFHEWRLRVCILRARMLAVIQQILAFITFEVLDPNWRALERKLEHVETVDQLLRDHVDFLDTCLKESMLTSSKLLKACNKLIVVCQTFALYSASFTKSVNQALAAAMAYAESGINSEDVFVDPTRAKRWEVLTKFEMNFNHWFQVHLDCVQFYASSDNVSLLPLVVRLNSVKSA, encoded by the exons ATGGATTCATACACTCCACGGACCCTGGGTCACCCAGGAGGCCGTAAAAAGACCATCGGGCTTTCGAAGAAGGAGTATACGAAG ATTACAGGTACAATTGCTTCGGTGCGCCGAAATCGACACGATGATGCCGGTGCACTAAGTGACCACGATGACTACAATGATTTGGATAGTAATCAGGGTGCAGGCGGAAACTTGGAGAGAGCCACTGGATCGGCAGCGAAGAGTAGTACCCGTAGATCGCATACGCATGGTTATGCGAAGC AGACGCGTCCATCCCTCCAACCCGACTCCTCCTTCATCGCTGAAACTTCCTTTGTTCGCGCTCCGCTCAATTCACGCGTTgtgtcatcgtcatcagccGTGTTTCCTAACCATACTGAAGACAGTTCTGCAAACGGAGGTACATATGGTAGTGCTCGCACTGGAAGTGCGAAGGGGAAGGGCAAACAACATAACGGAAAAATGGTGTCAAGGGAACCGCTTGACAGATTTCCACTAGATATACAAGAGGCAATGATTTTGGAGGACTTACTTTTTGTGTTAATG GGTATTGAAGGGACTTACATAACTTATCACTCTGAATACTCCCCGGAGGACGACGATCCATTGCTAGGGATTCGGTTTGTTGTTGCCCCGACTCTCG ATTCGTCTTTGGGAGATCTGGTGGAACGAATTATCCCATTGGGGATGTACTATACCGCCATTCATGCGTTCATTGAGCAAAGGAGTCATTTGGACTTCGGACTTGTGAACCACGCACTCTGCGCGGCCATAAGGGAGATGTTGCGA GATTATCAAACACTGCTATCCCAACTCGAACATGCATTCAATACTTCgccatcattttcattgcaGAAACTCTGGTTTTACGTGCACCCAACCGTGCACACTCTTTCTTTGATATACCAGTTGATCCTGGAACTGGCCACTGCAGACGGTAGCGAGGACAACACATCAGAGTCCTCATCGACTtcagaagacgaagaagaagcggCACGCAACGAAGCCCTTGGACTTGGCGGAGCGAAGCTGAAAGCAGTACTCTCTGAGATAAACCAAGGAGGCGCTGATGTGTCGAGCAGCGGGATTGCTGTGAAGGGCGGTGAGGTACTCGCAATCATCTACGAGAGAATGCAAAACATGAGTGGGGACCCAACCGCATGCGAAATATATGGCAAGCTGCTGCGCGAGGCGGAGAAGCCGTATGTAGAGATGATCCGCGACTGGGTCAGTTGTGGGCGTCTGGTGGACAAGTATGAGGAGATGATGGTCAAGGAGAGCAAATTCATCGACCGTGGAATTTTGGACGTTGATTACACCGATGAATATTGGGAGAGACGCTACACACTGCGGGATGGGTCGATCTCACCGGGGTCAAGCAAAAGACACCAGGCTGGCATACCCATGCCGCGGAGTGTGGGGGGAAGGATGCCTGGCGGTGCTTGTGTACCGCCCTTATTGGAGAGTTGGAAACATAAGGTCCTGCTGGCTGGGAAGTACTTGAATGTAATCAGGGAGTGTGGGATCGAGCTGCAGATCGACAAACGATATTCCAACCACGTGTCGATGGACGATGAAAA GTTCTACACATTCATACAGGAAGCATATTCCAATGCAAACCGTACTCTGCTCCAGCTACTCATCAAAGACCAGCAGCTCATCCCCCGATTACGTTCATTCAAGCGTTTCTTCTTTCTGTCCCAGTCGTCTTTCCTTACTCACTTCCTCGACCTCGCCGCCACCGAACTGCGAAAACCGTCTAAAGCTGTGTCTACTGTCAAGCTGCAAAGTCTTTTGGAGCTTTCGTTAAACACCGACGATGCTctgttgggagatgatgCCCTATTCAGGGATGATCTAAGGGTCGTTATGGCGGACAGTGGGCTATACGACTTTTTGCTCAAGGTTGTTACAGTTACAGGTGTCATTAAAACTGAGGATGCAGAAGAGAAGGAACCTgtcaaagagaaagaggacaaAAAAGCTATGCAAG TCATTGAAGCACTGGCGTTCGACTACTCTGTTAAGTTCCCACTTTCCCTTGTAATATCACGCAAGACGATTCTGCGCTACCAGCTTCTCTTTCGTTTTCTTCTCCACCTTAAACATGTTGAACAAGCACTTTCCGCTATGTGGATCGAACAGAAGTCGTATCCATGGCGCACTTCTCTGGCTCGCTTCTCTTTCATGTCGAACGTGTCCTCTCCTTCACAAACATCGTTGGGTGTTGGCACTTCTTCACGAACATATTCGAATCCATCTAGCTCGAGTCCATCTAACAATAACGCACACGGAAACCCCCGGTCCGCCACACCGAGCGGCACTCCTACAACATTTTCCGGCCCGACCTCTGCCACGACACCAGCTCCGACTGTTCAGCAGTCTTTCCCTTCAGAATTTCATGAGTGGCGGCTACGGGTGTGCATCCTCCGTGCGCGCATGTTGGCCGTGATCCAACAAATTTTGGCATTTATTACCTTCGAAGTGCTGGACCCTAACTGGAGGGCGTTGGAGAGAAAACTTGAACATGTTGAGACAGTTGATCAGTTATTGCGGGATCATGTCGACTTTTTGGATACGTGTTTGAAGGAGAGTATGTTGACAAGTTCTAAATTATTGAAG GCATGCAATAAACTTATTGTAGTGTGTCAGACGTTCGCATTGTACTCGGCATCCTTCACCAAGTCTGTAAATCAGGCCCTCGCTGCTGCGATGGCTTACGCGGAATCGGGAATTAACAGTGAGGACGTATTTGTGGATCCCACCAGAGCAAAAAGATGGGAAGTGTTGACTAAATTTGAGATGAACTTTAACCATTG GTTCCAGGTCCATCTAGACTGTGTGCAGTTCTACGCATCAAGTGATAATGTCTCGTTACTTCCGTTGGTTGTCCGACTCAACAGCGTCAAATCGGCTTGA